GTGTCCGCGCGGGACTCGGCCCGCACCGTCAGCGCGTCCATGCGGCCCTCGCGGGTCAGGCGCAGCTGGAAGTACGGGGCGACGCCCGGTGTCCGCAGGACGATCTCCTCCACCTGTGTGGGGAAGAGGTTCACGCCGCGCAGGATCACCATGTCGTCCGACCGGCCCGTGATCTTCTCCATCCGGCGGAAGACGCGTGCGGTGCCGGGCAGGAGCCGGGTCAGGTCGCGGGTGCGGTAGCGGATGACAGGCATGGCCTCCTTGGTGAGCGACGTGAAGACCAGCTCGCCGCGCTCGCCGTCCGGAAGCACCTCGCCGGTGATCGGATCCACCACCTCCGGATAGAAGTGGTCCTCCCAGATGTGCAGGCCGTCCTTGGTCTCCACGCACTCCTGGGCGACACCGGGGCCGATCACCTCGGAGAGCCCGTATATGTCGACCGCGTCGATCGCGAACCGCTCCTCGATCTCGCGGCGCATCTCCTCCGTCCACGGCTCCGCGCCGAAGATGCCGACCTTGAGGGACGTCGTGCGCGGGTCGACGCCCTGCCGCTCGAACTCCTCCAGGAGCGTGAGCATGTACGAGGGGGTGACCATGATGATCTCGGGGCGGAAGTCCTGGATCAGCTGGACCTGGCGCGCCGTCATGCCGCCGGACGCGGGGATCACCGTGCAGCCGAGCCGCTCCGCGCCGTAGTGCGCGCCGAGGCCGCCGGTGAACAGGCCGTAGCCGTACGCCACATGGACCTTGTGTCCGGGACGGCCGCCCGCCGCGCGGATCGAGCGGGCGACGACGTCCGCCCACATCGACAGGTCCTGCTCGGTGTAGCCGACGACCGTGGGCCGCCCCGTGGTGCCGCTGGACGCGTGCAGGCGCCGCACCTCGGACTGTTCGACCGCGAACATCCCGAAGGGGTAGTTGTCCCGCAGGTCGGACTTGGCCGTCAGCGGGAAGCGGGCCAGATCGGAGAGTGCGCGGCAGTCGTCGGGGTGCAGGCCCGCCTTGTCGAAGGCCGCCCGGTAGAAGGGCACGTTCTCGTACGCGTGCAGCAAGGTGTCCTGGAGGCGCTCCAGTTGCAGGGCCTCGAGCTCCTCGCGTCCGAGGCGTTCCGCCGCGTCAAGCATGGCCGTCATATGCCGTTCTCCCGTCCCAAACGGGCGACCGATCATTCGGTCGTCGATCTTCCGTCAAGGTCAGTAATCCAGCCCCGGGGGCGGCCGTCAAGAGATCGCACAGTGCCGCCTTGAGCTGGGGCGCTGCGGCCGAACGGCATTGTCCGGGTGCGGCGTGAGATGTGATGATCACCCCATGCCGACATTCACCGCATACGACGGGACCGAGCTCGCTTACCACGAGAAGGGGGACGGCGAGCCGCTGCTCTGTGTGCCGGGCGGTCCCATGCGCGCGTCCGCCTACTTCGGCGATCTCGGCGGCCTGACGGCGCACCGCCGCCTGGTCCTGCTCGACCTGCGCGGTACGGGCGATTCCGCGGTGCCGGCCGACCCGGCGACG
This Streptomyces sp. NBC_01283 DNA region includes the following protein-coding sequences:
- the paaK gene encoding phenylacetate--CoA ligase PaaK — protein: MTAMLDAAERLGREELEALQLERLQDTLLHAYENVPFYRAAFDKAGLHPDDCRALSDLARFPLTAKSDLRDNYPFGMFAVEQSEVRRLHASSGTTGRPTVVGYTEQDLSMWADVVARSIRAAGGRPGHKVHVAYGYGLFTGGLGAHYGAERLGCTVIPASGGMTARQVQLIQDFRPEIIMVTPSYMLTLLEEFERQGVDPRTTSLKVGIFGAEPWTEEMRREIEERFAIDAVDIYGLSEVIGPGVAQECVETKDGLHIWEDHFYPEVVDPITGEVLPDGERGELVFTSLTKEAMPVIRYRTRDLTRLLPGTARVFRRMEKITGRSDDMVILRGVNLFPTQVEEIVLRTPGVAPYFQLRLTREGRMDALTVRAESRADTTPERREAAAREIASAVKDGIGVSVAVEIVDPETIERSVGKFKRIVDLRDK